A part of Drosophila ananassae strain 14024-0371.13 chromosome 2R, ASM1763931v2, whole genome shotgun sequence genomic DNA contains:
- the LOC6493433 gene encoding cuticle protein 21 has translation MNPLTVVAVLSSMALSAQAGLAPFSAPLAAAPLGAPLAAPLGAPLAYSAPFGAAPYFAPAAYSAPYVAGPAPLVAKTYAAAPLAAPVAAPLAAPVAAPVAAPVLAKTIAAPVAAPLAAPVAAPLAAPVAAPLAAPVAAPIATEIVDAYPQYKYAYDVQDTLTGDSKTQEETRDGDIVRGSYSLIEPDGSRRIVTYYADPINGFNAVVQKDVPVAVAPVAPVLAKTVGASPVAPVVAAAPVAPAFAKTLAAPIVV, from the exons ATGAATCCTCTGACG GTTGTTGCAGTCCTCTCCTCGATGGCCCTGTCCGCTCAGGCTGGTCTGGCGCCCTTCTCCGCTCCCCTGGCGGCGGCTCCTCTGGGTGCCCCTCTGGCTGCTCCCCTGGGAGCTCCTCTGGCCTACTCGGCACCTTTCGGAGCTGCTCCGTACTTTGCCCCGGCTGCGTACTCCGCTCCCTATGTAGCGGGTCCTGCTCCTCTGGTGGCTAAGACCTACGCTGCTGCTCCTCTGGCTGCTCCCGTGGCTGCTCCTCTGGCTGCTCCCGTGGCTGCTCCCGTGGCTGCTCCAGTTCTGGCCAAGACCATTGCTGCTCCAGTTGCCGCTCCTCTGGCTGCTCCCGTTGCCGCTCCTCTGGCTGCTCCCGTTGCTGCTCCTCTGGCCGCTCCAGTCGCTGCTCCCATTGCCACCGAGATCGTCGATGCCTACCCCCAGTACAAGTACGCCTACGATGTCCAGGACACTCTGACCGGTGACTCCAAGACCCAGGAGGAGACTCGTGATGGTGACATCGTCCGCGGATCCTACTCCCTGATCGAGCCCGACGGTTCCCGTCGCATTGTCACCTACTACGCCGATCCCATCAACGGATTCAACGCTGTGGTCCAGAAGGATGTGCCCGTGGCCGTTGCCCCAGTGGCTCCAGTCCTGGCTAAGACCGTCGGCGCTTCTCCTGTGGCTCCCGTGGTGGCTGCTGCCCCAGTGGCTCCCGCCTTCGCCAAGACCCTGGCCGCCCCCATCGTTGTCTAA